One genomic region from Methanomicrobia archaeon encodes:
- a CDS encoding ribonuclease P protein subunit, which produces MKLRPGNLLQHELIGLQIAVDESTNGTLVGLRGTVVNETRNMLVIETAQQEEKSVSKASNWFVFTLDRGVRVRVRVKGDRLVARPEDRIKKR; this is translated from the coding sequence ATGAAGCTCAGGCCCGGTAATCTCCTGCAACATGAGCTCATTGGATTGCAGATCGCGGTGGACGAGAGCACGAATGGCACACTTGTCGGTTTGCGCGGAACGGTGGTCAATGAGACGCGCAACATGCTCGTCATTGAGACTGCGCAGCAAGAGGAGAAAAGCGTCTCGAAAGCGAGTAACTGGTTTGTTTTTACGCTTGACCGCGGCGTGCGCGTGCGCGTGCGCGTGAAGGGCGATCGACTCGTTGCACGGCCTGAGGACCGGATCAAGAAGCGGTAA